GACTCgaataatattaacaagCAAAAACTAGTGGAAATAGGCCCACAATTTACAttacatattataaaaatttttgaccaattttttaaaggaaatgttatatatgaaaatttgaaatataaaaattgtgaaacatcaaaacagaaaaaaattaaacaaaatattaaaaaaaaagttactagtatcaaaaaaaaaaaatcatatgTGAGCAGAGTTAAGTTCATTCACACCCCAATAAAAACAGACATCGATTTTTAGCATATCAAAGCATTGTTCAGCAATTTGTACACGTGTGTTtgtgtttatatttatgacTCTGTAGAAGCAGAGCGGCctatcatattttattttttatataattttttttatttatttttttgaatttatgCAAATATGTGTTgaattatgtatataatatgtacattattttttcttgttTTTTGACACCATAAAAAACTTgactaatttttttaaaataaaaatgatgaaataatttggttataccttttttttattgcataaatataattatatttatatatgcattttgcgtattcaaaataatctccatataatacaattttttatatttgtaaacaTGCCTAATAATGAACATGCtattaatacaaatttcaattaaaacataaaattgataaaaatcaaattgtcaatttaaaaaaaagaaaacaaacTTTATGTTTTACGAAATATAGCGATAAATAGGAAAATAtaagcaaaaaaatatttatagtgttaaaaaaaactgtaaaatagataaaattgtaataaGATAGAACGTATTTTGTTCACTACAATATTTATAGGAAACTCAttgcaaaatatataattctttaTAATACGTCTGTGAAGCACGCTGcattattcaaataaaaaaatataaacctAAATTGggtaaaaaatacaaacatttcaataatattgtataaaacttatatgtgcattttcatttttttcaattttccCCTTTTTTTCAgctttttgttttataattttttatgaaaaatagcgctattttttttgttatgtttaagagaaataataaagtgATACAAAACAgaagaatattatataaattatgtgCCTCTGAAATAATTTgcgtataaaaatattattggatagaaaaggaaaaagataagaatataaaagatgaaaatttaaatcataaaaaattcattatttgaaaCGTTTTTCTTAGAAGTATAGCGAAATTGtgaattatatgaataaatatatacatacatatatttgtataaattcgtaagcatatatatgtttattgatatattttgctACAATTGTCGAGTTATATATTAAGGGGAAACATGTCCTTAGCTAGAGAAAAATATCTTAAACGAAAAAGGGAATTGCTTGaaagtataaatataattgacAGCAATTTAGAAGATAAAAAAGATGGTCGATCGAAGGAAAGAATTggtgaaaataaaaatgatccACAAAAAGATAAGAAACGAAAACATGATGAGAGACAAAAATATCCtgaaaataacaaaagaGATTATGAACAGAACAAGAGCCCAAAAATTAGTGAATCGACTGGGAATAGTAATAAGAATTATGatagttttaaaaaaatagaaaaaaataaaacaaaacatAGTACTCACCATGATAGAAATGAACATAGTTCATTTAGCAACACAAATCGAGATGCTTCAGGATTAAATATCcgagaaaataaatactcTCACAATAATAATCTTGGAATGAAGCCACCGTCTAATGTGAACAAAAGTGGTAACAAATTATCTACTTTGAATTATAGAACGTCAAGCAATGTTTCAGATGGTCATATGAAAAGGGAAATTACTCCAAATGGCCAAGTAAATTACAGAGGTAACAATAATTTAAGTAGCCTAAGTAATAGTTCTAATAACAATGCTCAATTAGATGCAAGATATAAGAACCCATTAAAAGATATtccaaatttaaaaaacatcGAAATATACGATAGTTcgattttgttattatttacgTGCAAGATTTTGCTAGAAATGTGTGAAATAGATGGATGGAAGTCTAATAATGCAAAGAAAATCTCCATTACATCTGTGGAAATTTTGAGAGAAATAAAATCTAGAAACcgtaaaaatataaaatttttaaaaataaatattttaaataacgTTTTAATTCACATGACCAAAAACAAAAGTAGCGAAAAACGTGATTATGGAAAAGGGGATGCATCAGATGTAGTGTGCGAAAAATATAAGGAAATAAAACTAGAAGGTTCGTGCATAGATATAGAAAACGTaggaataaatattattataaaaactgtatatataaataatatcaaaaaGCTGCTTCTTAGATATTTGCACAAATTTAGCACTACTAATAATTCTACAATGAACCccaaattttcaaaaaatatgaccAGAGTGgaaaaagatgaaataCATAGATTAggaaataattcaaatgaatacaatattaataatagtaatatgGATGTTTATAATAACAACAATTTGTTTGGCCAAAGGGAAGCCTCATATAATTCTTTAAATGtggaaaatgataataacaaaaatgttGGAGCACAACAATATTTACCAGAACAATATCCAAACGCAGGGAGAGAAATTATGCATATcactaataatattgttaGTGGAGATGAGCATATCGAAAGAGgaagtaaaataaattaccTGGAAAATTTACTAAACGAACCTACGgcaaaagaaaaaaagataaaagaAGAGACAACAAACATTTTATCTATTTTAGAAGCACCAACAGTAATTGAAGAGTTGAGAATAAAgaaatttcaaaaaaaaagtgattctgtaaaaataatatgtcAACATTTGACAAAGAAAACAtgtcaaaaaaataataaagaatgtgataaaattcattttaaaaaaataatttctgATCATACAGATATATCATTGGGTGATTGTTCTTATTTAGATACTTGTAGACATATTGAAACATGCAAATTTGTTCACTATTGTGTTGATAAGGACGataaaatgataatgaatGAAAAGAATGAAATGAATAAAGAACAaattagtaaaaaaaaaaacaattataaaaatacagaaagtttttataaaataaaatacgaTGACAATCATACATATGAGCCACAATGGATAAGATGCGATTTGCGAAATTTTGATTTAAGTATATTTAATCAATATGTTAGTGTAGTAATGGCAGATCCGCCATGGGATATACATATGGACTTACCTTATGGTACTATGACAGATAATGAAATGAAGCATTTACCTGTACAGCTAATACAAGATGAAGgaatgatatttttatggGTTACAGGGCGAGCAATGGAATTAGCTAGAGAATGTTTACAAATATGGGGATATAAACGAGTAGAAGAAATATTATGGGTTAAAACAAATCATTTACAAAGAATTATTAGAACTGGTAGAACAGGACATTGGTTAAATCATTCAAAAGAACATTGTTTAGTAGGAATAAAAGGAAATCCAGTGATTAATAGAAATATAGATTGTAATGTTATTGTATCTGAAGTCAGAGAAACATCTAGAAAACCTGATGAAATTTATACATTAATAGAAAGGTTATGCCCccaaaatttaaaaatagaaCTATTTGGAAGGCCTCATAATATTAGGCGTAATTGGATAACCCTAGGGAATCAGCTTAACGGTGTTGTGTTGCACCATCCTCAGATAAAAGAACGATATAACAAGGTGGCACCAAAATTTAATATGCCTCTGTGTGAAGATTGAATGGGTCGTTAGTGGATAAAGTAATTCACACATAGTGATGAAGTAATCCAATTCTACAATATGTATGATTGTCCACATGcatacattatttttttttttaacaaaaggttaattaaattttaaccGTACAATAATCCctgttttattataaccattactattactattttcatatatgcAACAATTCATTATGTTGAAAGATATTTAATTGTTGTAAAACTTGTTTATGtcgttattttttactatatCATTGTGCCTGCTATTCTCCGATTTTTGCctcgatttttttttgtgttatatatatatatatatatatgcatataaacgattttatttataaggATAGAGCAGAGAGACATGTGTGAAAGTATTTATATGCACACGcataaattttttcatttgtaATTTTAATCTTG
This genomic window from Plasmodium berghei ANKA genome assembly, chromosome: 2 contains:
- a CDS encoding mRNA (N6-adenosine)-methyltransferase, putative — its product is MSLAREKYLKRKRELLESINIIDSNLEDKKDGRSKERIGENKNDPQKDKKRKHDERQKYPENNKRDYEQNKSPKISESTGNSNKNYDSFKKIEKNKTKHSTHHDRNEHSSFSNTNRDASGLNIRENKYSHNNNLGMKPPSNVNKSGNKLSTLNYRTSSNVSDGHMKREITPNGQVNYRGNNNLSSLSNSSNNNAQLDARYKNPLKDIPNLKNIEIYDSSILLLFTCKILLEMCEIDGWKSNNAKKISITSVEILREIKSRNRKNIKFLKINILNNVLIHMTKNKSSEKRDYGKGDASDVVCEKYKEIKLEGSCIDIENVGINIIIKTVYINNIKKLLLRYLHKFSTTNNSTMNPKFSKNMTRVEKDEIHRLGNNSNEYNINNSNMDVYNNNNLFGQREASYNSLNVENDNNKNVGAQQYLPEQYPNAGREIMHITNNIVSGDEHIERGSKINYLENLLNEPTAKEKKIKEETTNILSILEAPTVIEELRIKKFQKKSDSVKIICQHLTKKTCQKNNKECDKIHFKKIISDHTDISLGDCSYLDTCRHIETCKFVHYCVDKDDKMIMNEKNEMNKEQISKKKNNYKNTESFYKIKYDDNHTYEPQWIRCDLRNFDLSIFNQYVSVVMADPPWDIHMDLPYGTMTDNEMKHLPVQLIQDEGMIFLWVTGRAMELARECLQIWGYKRVEEILWVKTNHLQRIIRTGRTGHWLNHSKEHCLVGIKGNPVINRNIDCNVIVSEVRETSRKPDEIYTLIERLCPQNLKIELFGRPHNIRRNWITLGNQLNGVVLHHPQIKERYNKVAPKFNMPLCED